AGCTATGGCGAAGGAGGTATTTCAGCGGACGAAGCCGCACGTGAACATAGGTACGATAGGTCATGTGGATCATGGGAAGACGACGTTGACGGCGGCGATCACGCATGTGTTATCGAAGCGGGTGGCGGATCCGGTGAATCGGCCGCGGAGTTTTGATTCGATTGACAATGCGCCGGAGGAGCGGGAGCGGGGGATAACGATAGCGACGTCGCATGTGGAGTATGCGACGGAGCGTCGGCATTATGCGCATGTGGACTGTCCGGGTCATGCGGATTATGTGAAGAACATGATTACGGGTGCGGCGCAGATGGATGGGGCGATTTTGGTGGTAGCGGCGACGGATGGTCCGATGCCGCAGACGCGGGAGCACATTTTGTTAGCGCGTCAGGTTGGGGTTCCCTACATTGTGGTATTTTTGAACAAGGTGGATTTGGTGGAGGATGAGGAGTTGTTGGAGTTGGTGGAGATGGAGGTTCGGGAGTTGTTGAGTCAGTATGAGTTTCCTGGGGATGAGGTGCCGGTGATACGGGGGAGTGCGTTGGGGGCGTTGAATGGGGATCCGGTTTGGGAGGAGAAGATTATGGAGTTGATGCGTGCGGTGGACGAGTACATACCGACGCCGGTACG
Above is a genomic segment from Rhodothermus bifroesti containing:
- the tuf gene encoding elongation factor Tu, with protein sequence MAKEVFQRTKPHVNIGTIGHVDHGKTTLTAAITHVLSKRVADPVNRPRSFDSIDNAPEERERGITIATSHVEYATERRHYAHVDCPGHADYVKNMITGAAQMDGAILVVAATDGPMPQTREHILLARQVGVPYIVVFLNKVDLVEDEELLELVEMEVRELLSQYEFPGDEVPVIRGSALGALNGDPVWEEKIMELMRAVDEYIPTPVREKDKPFLMPIEDVFSITGRGTVVTGRIERGVVRVGDSVEIIGLREGKLTSVVTGVEMFRKQLDQGEAGDNVGLLLRGIDKDEVERGMVVCQPGSVTPHREFECEVYVLSKEEGGRHTPFFNGYRPQFYFRTTDVTGDITLPEGVEMVMPGDNARFRVKLIYPVAMEEGLRFAIREGGRTVGAGVVTKILD